In Oryzias latipes chromosome 10, ASM223467v1, the genomic window caagcccagaggaccacgcagcgcccccaGCCCGCCCctcccaggcgccggacccgaccccccgaccaacggagcccccaccaccccccgccaggcaccggaggccccgacccccaccccggcccacggcagaagggcaaggagcagcgacgaccaggccccccccaccccctaagtcacggagttagctatgggagaccagagagaccgaattctttcaaagttacttgaactttgggctgacattttttccaagctgatatgatcaagcagcagatttctgtgttgacttatatttatattttttttgcttttccaatttattaaaatagtttttttagcaatgcaaagagttatgaaaatgatagagcctaatcctcctttctacatcgatggcactcatgtcaccaagcacacaaagtgacggtgaagctgtgattgaaaccttaagccagactgatagatcggcacatacctgctgccagagagcctgaacaggcgtgcagaaccatagtgcatgcatgtaattgtcaggtagattactgtcacagtgctgacaaatgtctgagttactgagacccatcttgaacatcctctgtcacTGTTGCTGACATTAAACTAAATAACAATGACTCCTGTGATCTatcaaaatgcacacatttcaaACACTGAGGGGAAGTGCTGAAATATGTTTGTTCACATACTTTATACTCCTATTTTTAATTGTATCTTTAACCAatgaagttgtgttttttattaagaTTGGCAGTGATAAAAAAGGGAGAGGAACAGCCCATCAAAGTAGAATGAAGgtttattagaaaaacaaatgtgtttttttttactttgttttaaattagattCATTGGAGTCTATTTGCTGCTGGGAGATTCTCCTTCATATTTCATAGtccttaaatataaatgtattttacattatGTTACATaatataatattataatttatattatattatatttatcataTCGCAAGTCCAGGTTTTATGAAACAAAAGTTCTCAAGTAACAAGGAGGCTCTGAGGAAGATGATCCACCTCCAAATGCTAAGAAAactagaggaaaacaaagatgcttCTCAGTCAGAGAAGGAACATTTTTGCAGATACGTCTCAAAAATTAGCAAAATCCTCCtacctcttctttttttatgtcttcctacattttattttttaacgacACAACTTTTTCTGGTTCCTATAATCATCACATCAAATACGTTTGATTCCGCTTGATTgattttcttctgctttcttttatgtggtctggtctggtctgcTTGATAATTTGATCTAATTTCTTGATTTTTGGATGATGGCCTTAGATTTCTCTTAATGATGCTTCTTGAACCTTTCTGGCTGTTTCTGTGACATTATGATAGAGcgtgtacattttttttcatttgtcatttttattttgtacaaaTTGCAAGACTTTTCACTGCACACGTTTATAAGAACATTTTGTGTGGAGACTTCTATTTTGATGGTCACAGTGCTACTTCCTGTTGAttcctgctgcttcctgtcagTCTCCGTGAGGACTGTGGAGTAGAGCTtttgctacgttcacaccgggaatTCTGCGTTCGTGCTCTTGAACgcgcttttagcatacggtgttctCAATGGACAAGCAAGGAGGGGGATCTGCTCCCTATTCTTCTATTAGACTGTTAACAGGCGCATGTCTGCCACTACAGTTGAGAGAGGCTAAGCGCTAAAAAGTCGAAGCGCCGGTGCAAATCTCTCCATTTGCACGAAACGTTTCTATTTGCAATGGCGGATATGGATTGCTATCACATCAGGAGAGTGGCATTGGTTTATCTCTACCTGAACAACAAACGCAGACGTCGTCAGACTCGTCGccgtgtctgggttcaccaTATGAGCCAGGGACAGTTCGGTGAGTTTCACcggctgctgcaggagctgcgccTGGATGAAGGCCGCTTCCAGTGGTACTTCCGTCTCTCCACGGCCCAGTTTGACGATCTGCTGTCCCGCATCGGTGCGCGGATCACTCACCAGGACACCAACTACAGGCGCTCCATTTCAGCGGCGGAGCGCCTGTCCGTCTGTCTGCGGTCAGTGCTGAATAATTCTCTGAGACTAAACTGCAGACAACGTGAGATTACAGGAGAAGGGAATGAACTCAAACTGTTTACCACTGCAGTGAATAAACTGACTTTTCTATGAGAAACCTGCATGTATAAAACTAGAGTGTATAAATAGCACGTGCTCCATAGATCAACATCCATATAAATAATTCTAAAATAACAAATTATTAAGAACAATtgttatttaaagtcctccaatccttttgatctattggaaaggcgttccaagtggtcttttgataATGACGTTCTTAGccaaaatcataatttaaaataaaggtgtcattttctaggccatagtttctgcagagtagcaggacttcatcagaaattcacctctgcagTGGTGGGTCCAACTTTTGGCACCGATTaagccttcccatcatccctttgtttacataacTCTCCCGCTAGTTAACAGCCctttcacaaccccaacctaacattagcgatgCAGGGAAAATGGCGTGCAATATAGGAGCATTCcatctgtacagttttgagtcagatgtcagatcagacgaggaaaacaaagacgtacatggatctattcatctgcaagtggatccatcGGAATGAAGCAAAGCAGGGAGCGTGTGGCCCacagattgtagtttgtaccAAACTTActgttttgtctgctcctgattcaacatGGTTCGAATAAAGAGATATTCAGAAATTCAGTTATAATCTTAATTATTATATTCTATCACAAGAAAAAGTCTAACAAGAAcgggttaaaaacaccaaactgtGATTTAATAGGAAATGAAATTCCATATTTGCTCTTCTTCAGCTATCTGGCCACCGGGGACTCCTACCGGACCATAGCCACCAGTTACCGTGTAGGTGTCTCAACAGTCGCCATAATCATACCAGAGGTCTTGACTGCCATCTGGGATGGGCTGGTGGAGGACTTTATGGCTGTGCCTTCTGCAGAGGATTGGAGGTCCATCGCAGAGGAGTTCCATCAGCGGTGGAACTTCCCCAACTGCTGTGGAGCTGTGGATGGGAAGCACGTCATCCTGAAGGTTCCCCCCAACTTAGGATCCCAGTTGCACAACTGCAAGGGTCCTTTCTCCGTTGTTCTTTTGGCAGTTGTGGATGCCCTCGGGCGATTTAGGGTTATTGACGTTGGGGACTACGGCAGAACGAGCGACGGCGGCATTTTGGCCAACTCCACCCTTGGTCAGGCACTTCGCTGCGGCACACTCAATCTGCCACCTGACCACCCCCTCCCAGGAGCAGAGCAGCGAGGACCCCAGCCCCATGTCTTTGTGGCAGATGAGGCTTTTCCTCTGCGGAGGAACATGATGCGCCCGTTCCCTGGCCGCGCCCTCACCCCAGAAAGGCGCATCTTCAACTACCGCCTCTCCCGGGCCCggctggtggtggaggacaCCTTTGGCCTTCTATTTGCACAGTGGCGGCTGTTTCGACGCCTGGTTGATGTCCGGCCTGAGGTTTTGGAGAAGTTTGTGAAGACGACATGC contains:
- the LOC101165567 gene encoding protein ANTAGONIST OF LIKE HETEROCHROMATIN PROTEIN 1; its protein translation is MADMDCYHIRRVALVYLYLNNKRRRRQTRRRVWVHHMSQGQFGEFHRLLQELRLDEGRFQWYFRLSTAQFDDLLSRIGARITHQDTNYRRSISAAERLSVCLRYLATGDSYRTIATSYRVGVSTVAIIIPEVLTAIWDGLVEDFMAVPSAEDWRSIAEEFHQRWNFPNCCGAVDGKHVILKVPPNLGSQLHNCKGPFSVVLLAVVDALGRFRVIDVGDYGRTSDGGILANSTLGQALRCGTLNLPPDHPLPGAEQRGPQPHVFVADEAFPLRRNMMRPFPGRALTPERRIFNYRLSRARLVVEDTFGLLFAQWRLFRRLVDVRPEVLEKFVKTTCLLHNFIRSSASEAPVEEAVAAAEEPLRGLGRLAANNFSREAYAVRETFMAHFTAEGAVTQQPAE